A genomic segment from Candidatus Viadribacter manganicus encodes:
- a CDS encoding efflux RND transporter permease subunit, protein MLKGLVAWWGHNPVAGNLLMVFVVVAGIFSFNKMEKEFWPPGRDNSVYVQASWAGASPEDMESQVIIRIEEATAGLDGVDWVRSRSGEGFGWVSIQSESGADIDAMTQEVRSRVESISGLPSGMDPIRVTRQVGRNASFIIGLHGNVDERTLRDTAERLRDTISLLPGGANTEVWGARPPEVSIEVSEASLQAFGLTFDDVARAVRSSSVNAGAGAVRTADGNFQLQARNLADTELDFENIIIRQTPDGGIVRVGDVGTVSDGFVDSNLYSRMNGEPAMLVALQTADQFNIWDTSKAVDEALEEFRTTLPQGLQLTIVNDESEGYNELLGLLFQNAAQGFFLIFFLLLLTLHPKVAFWSTLGVMTAFAGSFFLLPYIGVSLNFMSVFGFLLVLGIMVDDAIIVGEAVYERAEKGHHGADAAILATQMVLKPLVASVFVTMIAFAPMMMFSGEVRQFTSAISMVVISTLIFSLIESLIILPAHLAHVTKPNPTGNSVMDRLMRIQQKCAHSVLWVAEHLHGPLVRGAVKLRYFTWAIFLVIMVLGVGLMVSGRVKQTFMPEVEGDFMMANITLPQTTPFSRMEQVGAQLDAARRALEEETQEQAYEDPLTGQQSRGVVRSWSQFIDENTIQAYVGLTPPETRPDMRSRHITERLEQLLGEVPDADQVSFSLSGSGSPSIDLALISNNKEDLEIAVEELKARLLQFEGVTSVRDSQDAANEELRFHLLPGAEQLGITLVDITRQVRQAYFGEEAQRLPRNGDDVRVYVRYPRDDRRTLESLGSFRIRTSDGREVPLAAVATWEFAPGVTGLDRRQRQSSILVTADLVNAEARNDIMRTLDSDFWPNFEARYTTVSRRSIGEAEGQQEFMNEFLMLMTLAFAAIYFLLAVTFRSYAQPLMILCVIPFAIVGALLGHLMFGISFALFSWLGMIAAIGVVVNDNVVLVDRCNQIRGYFALRLKGTGPALPEDGAWEPHEITLPNGQVVEYVGIAPDLEPHEEMIIEGAEHGFKKGPIELKTSSTMSDGPEYRERAEELEGMGFQVMRVTAERGITEASVSRFRQIFLTSVTEFIGTSPMILENAAIVQFLKPMVISLAFGVLICMPATLILTPVFYMIGLDIKRAVGGTFGFYGRLYGGRRKVAAAE, encoded by the coding sequence ATGCTGAAGGGCCTCGTCGCCTGGTGGGGGCACAACCCCGTCGCCGGCAACCTGTTGATGGTCTTCGTGGTCGTCGCGGGCATCTTCTCCTTCAACAAGATGGAGAAGGAGTTCTGGCCGCCAGGACGCGACAACAGCGTCTACGTGCAAGCCTCATGGGCCGGCGCCAGTCCCGAAGACATGGAAAGCCAGGTCATCATCCGCATCGAGGAAGCGACCGCTGGCCTCGACGGTGTTGACTGGGTGCGCTCGCGTTCGGGCGAAGGTTTCGGCTGGGTGAGCATTCAGTCTGAGTCAGGCGCCGATATCGACGCGATGACGCAGGAAGTGCGCTCGCGCGTGGAATCGATTTCCGGCCTCCCCTCGGGCATGGATCCGATCCGTGTGACGCGCCAGGTTGGCCGCAACGCCTCTTTCATTATCGGCCTTCACGGCAACGTCGATGAACGGACACTGCGAGACACCGCTGAGCGCTTGCGCGATACGATTTCGCTGCTTCCGGGCGGGGCGAACACCGAAGTGTGGGGCGCTCGCCCCCCAGAAGTTTCGATCGAAGTCTCTGAAGCTTCGCTGCAAGCCTTTGGCCTGACATTCGACGACGTCGCACGCGCGGTCCGGTCGAGCTCAGTCAATGCGGGCGCAGGCGCGGTGCGCACCGCTGACGGCAACTTCCAACTGCAGGCTCGCAACCTCGCAGACACGGAACTTGATTTCGAGAACATCATCATTCGGCAGACGCCGGATGGCGGCATCGTGCGTGTTGGCGACGTCGGCACCGTGAGCGACGGCTTCGTCGACAGCAACCTTTACTCACGCATGAACGGCGAGCCGGCGATGCTGGTGGCGCTGCAGACAGCGGACCAGTTCAACATCTGGGACACATCGAAGGCTGTCGATGAAGCGCTCGAAGAGTTCCGCACGACGCTGCCGCAAGGCCTGCAGCTGACGATCGTGAACGACGAGTCCGAAGGCTACAACGAGCTCTTGGGCTTGCTCTTCCAAAACGCGGCACAGGGCTTCTTCCTCATCTTCTTCCTGCTGCTGCTGACGCTGCATCCGAAAGTGGCGTTCTGGTCGACGCTTGGCGTTATGACGGCCTTTGCAGGCTCGTTCTTCCTGCTGCCTTACATCGGCGTCTCGCTGAACTTCATGAGCGTGTTCGGTTTCCTGCTGGTGCTTGGCATCATGGTCGACGACGCGATCATCGTCGGCGAGGCTGTCTATGAACGCGCCGAGAAAGGTCACCACGGCGCCGATGCAGCAATCCTTGCGACGCAAATGGTGCTAAAACCCCTCGTTGCTTCGGTGTTCGTGACCATGATCGCGTTCGCGCCGATGATGATGTTCTCGGGCGAAGTGCGTCAGTTTACGAGCGCGATCTCGATGGTTGTGATCTCGACGCTGATTTTCTCGCTGATCGAAAGCTTGATCATCCTGCCGGCGCACTTGGCGCACGTTACAAAGCCGAACCCAACCGGAAACTCTGTGATGGATCGGCTGATGCGCATCCAGCAGAAGTGTGCGCACTCGGTGCTTTGGGTTGCGGAGCATTTGCACGGACCGCTCGTTCGCGGCGCCGTCAAGCTGCGCTATTTCACCTGGGCGATCTTTCTCGTCATCATGGTGCTCGGCGTCGGCCTGATGGTCTCGGGTCGCGTGAAGCAGACGTTCATGCCCGAAGTCGAAGGCGACTTCATGATGGCCAACATCACGCTGCCGCAAACAACGCCGTTCTCACGCATGGAGCAAGTTGGCGCGCAACTCGACGCCGCACGTCGAGCACTAGAGGAAGAGACGCAAGAGCAAGCTTACGAAGACCCCCTGACCGGCCAACAATCACGCGGCGTCGTGCGCTCGTGGAGCCAGTTCATCGACGAGAACACGATCCAAGCTTACGTCGGCCTCACGCCGCCGGAAACGCGCCCGGACATGCGCTCGCGCCACATCACTGAGCGCCTGGAGCAATTGCTGGGTGAGGTGCCCGATGCCGACCAGGTCAGCTTTTCACTCTCCGGATCGGGCTCGCCCAGCATCGATCTCGCGCTGATCAGCAACAACAAGGAAGACCTTGAGATCGCGGTTGAAGAGTTGAAGGCGCGCCTGCTGCAATTCGAGGGCGTCACCAGCGTTCGCGACAGCCAAGATGCGGCTAACGAAGAGTTGCGCTTCCATCTGCTGCCGGGCGCCGAACAACTTGGCATCACGCTCGTGGATATCACGCGCCAAGTGCGCCAAGCGTACTTCGGCGAAGAAGCGCAGCGCTTGCCGCGTAACGGCGATGACGTTCGCGTCTATGTTCGTTATCCGCGCGATGACCGGCGTACTCTGGAGAGCTTGGGCTCCTTCCGCATCCGTACGTCAGATGGCCGTGAAGTTCCGCTCGCGGCAGTGGCGACGTGGGAATTTGCGCCAGGCGTGACCGGCCTTGATCGGCGCCAACGTCAAAGCTCGATCCTGGTCACGGCCGATCTGGTCAACGCCGAGGCGCGCAATGACATCATGCGCACGCTCGACAGCGACTTCTGGCCGAACTTCGAAGCCCGCTACACCACCGTGTCGCGCCGCTCGATTGGCGAAGCCGAGGGCCAACAGGAATTCATGAACGAGTTCCTGATGCTGATGACGCTGGCGTTTGCTGCGATCTATTTCCTGCTCGCAGTGACGTTCCGCTCATACGCGCAGCCGCTCATGATCTTGTGCGTAATTCCATTCGCCATCGTCGGGGCGTTGCTGGGCCACTTGATGTTTGGGATCAGCTTTGCGCTGTTCTCGTGGCTGGGCATGATCGCCGCCATCGGCGTCGTCGTGAACGACAACGTCGTGCTCGTGGACCGCTGTAACCAGATCCGCGGCTACTTCGCGCTACGTCTCAAAGGAACCGGTCCGGCATTGCCCGAGGACGGCGCCTGGGAGCCGCACGAAATCACGCTCCCGAATGGTCAAGTGGTCGAGTACGTGGGCATCGCGCCCGATCTTGAGCCGCACGAAGAGATGATCATCGAAGGGGCGGAGCACGGGTTCAAAAAGGGCCCAATCGAGCTGAAAACGTCGTCGACCATGAGCGACGGCCCCGAATACCGCGAGCGGGCGGAAGAACTCGAAGGCATGGGCTTCCAAGTCATGCGAGTCACGGCCGAACGCGGCATCACAGAGGCCTCGGTGTCGCGTTTCCGGCAGATCTTCCTCACATCGGTGACCGAATTCATCGGCACTTCGCCAATGATTTTGGAGAACGCGGCCATCGTTCAATTCTTGAAGCCGATGGTCATCAGCTTGGCGTTTGGCGTTCTGATCTGTATGCCTGCGACCTTGATACTGACGCCTGTCTTCTACATGATCGGCCTCGATATTAAGCGCGCGGTCGGCGGCACGTTTGGCTTCTACGGACGCCTTTACGGGGGCCGTCGCAAAGTGGCTGCGGCAGAATAA
- a CDS encoding M13 family metallopeptidase encodes MMMLTRRAMGASSVALLAGCATGAATTGETAPARAPAAIGAWGVDLTARDLNVKPGDDFFRYANGTWLTNTQIPADRTRWGTFDILREKADNDARVIIEEVALAGGAPGTNQQKIADFYNSFLNQQAIDAAGLTPLQSELAAIQALRTHEEVIRFIATPGIAVNSPIAVYVGLDDRNPNRYICTMTHAGIGLPEREYYRRTDGEFPNIRREYEAHITRLMTLADQSNAGAQARRIVALETQIAERHWPIADRRDRDRTYNLKTRAEIRALAPNFPWDASFDAAGLGGVQEVVISELSAMGPLANLFMATPVSTWKSYLTYHLVRNNAAVLPSNIDAEVFAFYGTTLSGQPQQRERWKRAVQAVNGAMGEAIGQIYVQRHFPPASKQQMTELVENLRTAYGQRIDALTWMSAETKVAAREKLATFRPKIGYPDRWRDYAALEVRANDAFGNAKRQGIFDWNFDLARLARPTDKDEWFMTPQTVNAYYNPTFNEVVFPAAILQPPFFDANADPAVNYGAIGGVIGHEMGHGFDDQGAKSDAQGVLRDWWNANDVAAFTQVTDRLAAQYDAFTPLEGIHVNGRLTLGENIGDNGGLQVSRHAYQLSLNGQPAETIDGITGDQRFFLGWAQAWRALIRDAALRNQILTDPHSPSVYRCNGTVRNMDSWYEAFNVQPGDALYLAPADRVTIW; translated from the coding sequence ATGATGATGTTGACTCGCCGCGCCATGGGCGCGTCGTCAGTCGCACTGTTGGCCGGCTGTGCAACGGGCGCTGCCACAACCGGCGAAACGGCTCCAGCGCGAGCGCCTGCAGCGATCGGCGCATGGGGCGTCGATCTCACTGCGCGCGATTTGAACGTGAAGCCGGGCGACGATTTTTTCCGTTACGCCAACGGCACGTGGCTCACCAACACGCAAATCCCCGCCGACCGTACGCGCTGGGGCACGTTCGATATCTTGCGTGAAAAGGCCGACAACGACGCGCGCGTCATTATCGAAGAAGTTGCTCTTGCCGGCGGCGCGCCAGGCACGAACCAACAGAAGATCGCAGACTTCTACAACTCGTTCCTGAACCAGCAGGCGATCGATGCTGCAGGCCTCACGCCGCTGCAAAGCGAACTCGCCGCCATCCAAGCGCTGCGCACGCACGAAGAAGTCATCCGCTTCATCGCAACACCGGGCATCGCGGTGAATTCTCCGATCGCGGTTTATGTCGGCCTCGATGACCGCAACCCGAACCGCTACATCTGCACGATGACGCACGCGGGCATCGGCCTGCCGGAGCGTGAATACTATCGCCGAACCGACGGCGAGTTCCCGAACATCCGTCGCGAGTACGAAGCGCACATCACGCGCCTGATGACACTCGCAGACCAAAGCAACGCCGGCGCTCAAGCACGCCGCATCGTCGCGCTGGAAACGCAGATCGCGGAACGTCACTGGCCGATCGCCGATCGGCGCGATCGCGATCGCACCTACAACCTGAAGACCCGCGCCGAGATCCGCGCACTGGCGCCGAACTTCCCGTGGGACGCTTCGTTCGACGCAGCCGGCCTCGGCGGTGTCCAAGAAGTTGTGATCTCCGAGCTTTCGGCAATGGGTCCGCTTGCGAACCTGTTCATGGCGACGCCGGTTTCGACCTGGAAGTCCTACCTCACCTATCACCTCGTTCGTAACAATGCAGCGGTGCTGCCCAGCAACATTGATGCGGAAGTGTTTGCCTTCTACGGCACAACGCTCTCGGGCCAGCCGCAGCAGCGCGAGCGCTGGAAGCGCGCCGTGCAGGCGGTCAATGGCGCGATGGGCGAAGCCATCGGTCAGATCTACGTGCAGCGTCACTTCCCGCCGGCCTCGAAGCAGCAAATGACGGAGCTCGTCGAAAATCTGCGCACGGCCTACGGCCAACGCATCGACGCCCTCACCTGGATGTCAGCCGAGACGAAAGTTGCGGCACGCGAGAAGCTGGCGACATTCCGTCCGAAGATTGGCTACCCGGATCGCTGGCGCGATTACGCAGCGCTTGAAGTTCGAGCCAATGACGCGTTCGGCAACGCCAAGCGTCAGGGCATCTTCGACTGGAACTTCGACCTCGCACGCTTGGCCCGCCCGACCGACAAGGACGAGTGGTTCATGACGCCGCAAACCGTGAACGCGTACTACAATCCGACGTTCAACGAAGTCGTGTTCCCAGCCGCCATCCTGCAACCGCCTTTCTTCGATGCAAACGCTGACCCGGCTGTCAATTACGGCGCCATCGGCGGCGTCATCGGCCACGAAATGGGCCACGGCTTCGACGACCAAGGCGCAAAGTCTGATGCTCAGGGCGTGTTGCGCGATTGGTGGAACGCCAACGACGTTGCTGCCTTCACGCAAGTGACGGACCGCCTGGCTGCGCAATACGATGCGTTCACGCCGCTCGAAGGCATCCACGTCAATGGTCGCCTCACACTCGGCGAGAACATCGGCGACAACGGCGGCCTGCAAGTTTCGCGTCACGCCTATCAGCTCTCACTGAACGGCCAGCCCGCAGAAACGATCGACGGCATCACCGGTGATCAGCGCTTCTTCCTCGGTTGGGCGCAAGCTTGGCGCGCCCTCATCCGCGACGCCGCCCTGCGCAACCAAATCCTGACCGATCCGCACTCACCATCAGTCTATCGCTGCAACGGTACGGTGCGGAACATGGATAGCTGGTACGAAGCGTTCAACGTCCAACCGGGCGACGCGCTCTACCTCGCGCCGGCCGACCGGGTCACAATCTGGTAA
- a CDS encoding M13 family metallopeptidase → MVSFSRRAFGASTLALAAGCATGTNSRGGASSSGANAAIGAYGLDLSAGDASVQPGDNFFRYANGRWLDTTEIPNDQRSWGTFVILGEKASQDQRVIIEEVALAGGAAGSVQQKIAATYNAYLNTDAINARGLAPLQEDLVSIAALRTHEDVIRAMARDDIPTNGPIVAFAGLDARNPQRYVVSFTHAGLGLPEREYYRRSDGEATRTAYVAYVERVLTLAGQSNGAAKARAIMALETQIAELHWPVADRRQRDRTYNLKSRAELRAIAPNFPWDAGLEAAGMGAATEVVVRELSAMAPLAQLFLATPVATWRDYLTFNLISGSADVLPSAIDEANFDFYGRTLNGQPEQQERWKRAVDVIDNVMGEAVGQLYVQRHFPPEAKAQMLELVENLRRAYSQRIDQSPWMTAETKVVAQEKLAAFVPRIGYPDRWRDFTGLEASADDAYGNAKRANKFNNDWATARLWRPVDRGEWNMTPQTVNASYNSVLNVITFPAAILQPPFFDPHADAAVNYGAIGGVIGHEMGHGFDDQGAKSDARGILRDWWSPQDVAAFQDVTGRLSAQYDSFEALPGLNVNGRLTLGENVGDNGGLQVALRAYELSLGGRAAPVRDGLTGQQRFFLGWAQAWRSKYRDEAMRNLVLTNPHSPPQFRVNGVVRNMDAWYEAFGVTPDNDLYLPTNERVTIW, encoded by the coding sequence ATGGTCAGCTTTAGCCGTCGCGCCTTTGGCGCATCCACACTCGCGCTCGCCGCTGGCTGTGCTACCGGAACCAACTCAAGGGGTGGCGCCAGCTCAAGTGGCGCCAACGCCGCGATTGGCGCTTACGGCCTCGATCTCAGTGCAGGCGACGCAAGCGTGCAGCCTGGCGACAATTTCTTCCGCTATGCCAACGGCCGCTGGCTCGACACGACCGAGATCCCGAACGACCAGCGCAGCTGGGGTACGTTCGTCATTCTCGGCGAAAAGGCGAGCCAAGATCAGCGCGTCATCATCGAAGAAGTAGCGCTCGCCGGCGGCGCCGCAGGCTCGGTTCAACAAAAGATCGCCGCAACCTACAACGCCTACCTGAATACGGACGCCATCAACGCGCGCGGCCTCGCCCCGCTGCAAGAAGATCTCGTAAGCATCGCGGCGCTGCGCACGCATGAAGATGTTATCCGCGCCATGGCTCGCGACGACATCCCGACCAACGGCCCGATCGTGGCCTTTGCCGGTCTCGATGCACGCAACCCGCAGCGCTATGTGGTGAGTTTCACACATGCTGGCCTAGGTCTGCCCGAGCGCGAATATTATCGGCGCTCCGATGGCGAAGCTACGCGCACGGCCTACGTCGCCTACGTCGAGCGCGTTCTTACGCTGGCTGGCCAATCGAACGGCGCGGCCAAGGCGCGCGCCATTATGGCGCTCGAAACGCAGATCGCGGAATTGCATTGGCCCGTCGCGGATCGCCGCCAACGCGACCGGACGTACAACCTAAAATCCCGCGCCGAGTTGCGCGCCATTGCACCGAACTTTCCGTGGGACGCCGGGCTCGAGGCGGCTGGCATGGGCGCGGCCACGGAAGTGGTCGTTCGCGAACTCAGCGCCATGGCGCCATTGGCTCAGCTTTTCTTGGCAACGCCCGTCGCAACATGGCGCGACTATCTTACCTTCAATCTCATCAGCGGCAGCGCCGACGTTTTACCGAGCGCGATTGATGAAGCGAATTTCGATTTCTATGGTCGCACGCTGAACGGACAGCCCGAACAACAGGAACGCTGGAAGCGCGCCGTTGATGTGATCGACAACGTGATGGGCGAGGCTGTCGGCCAGCTCTACGTGCAGCGTCACTTCCCGCCTGAAGCCAAGGCGCAAATGCTGGAGTTGGTCGAGAACCTCCGCCGCGCCTATTCACAACGCATCGATCAATCGCCCTGGATGACGGCGGAAACCAAAGTCGTGGCGCAAGAGAAGCTCGCCGCGTTCGTGCCACGCATCGGTTATCCGGACCGCTGGCGTGACTTCACGGGTCTCGAAGCCAGCGCGGACGACGCCTACGGCAATGCCAAACGCGCCAACAAGTTCAACAATGACTGGGCAACCGCGCGCTTATGGCGCCCTGTCGATCGCGGCGAATGGAATATGACGCCGCAGACGGTGAATGCCTCATACAATTCTGTGCTCAACGTCATCACCTTCCCAGCTGCTATCCTGCAGCCGCCCTTCTTCGATCCGCACGCCGATGCTGCCGTGAACTACGGCGCGATCGGCGGCGTCATCGGACACGAGATGGGACACGGCTTCGACGACCAGGGCGCAAAGTCCGATGCGCGCGGCATCCTCCGTGATTGGTGGAGCCCACAAGATGTGGCGGCGTTCCAGGACGTTACCGGCAGACTGTCGGCGCAGTATGATAGCTTTGAAGCGCTGCCAGGCCTCAACGTGAACGGTCGCCTGACACTGGGCGAAAACGTTGGAGACAATGGCGGCCTGCAAGTGGCGCTTCGCGCTTATGAGCTCTCCCTCGGCGGGCGCGCAGCGCCTGTGCGCGACGGATTGACGGGTCAGCAGCGCTTCTTCCTTGGTTGGGCGCAGGCTTGGCGCTCAAAGTATCGCGACGAAGCAATGCGAAATCTCGTGCTGACCAATCCGCACTCGCCCCCGCAGTTCCGCGTCAACGGCGTCGTGCGCAACATGGACGCTTGGTACGAGGCGTTCGGTGTGACGCCGGACAATGACCTCTATTTGCCGACCAACGAGCGCGTCACTATCTGGTGA
- a CDS encoding DUF1801 domain-containing protein: MAEPKTQKTKASVAAFIAAVEDDTRRKDAKSVDKMMRDVTGEKPAMWGPSIIGYGEYKIPTGTWPRLGFSPRKANLVLYVLGDFKGCGALLKKLGKHKTGRSCLYINKLADVDEAVLRELTQASWSHMNAKYD, translated from the coding sequence ATGGCCGAACCAAAGACTCAGAAGACCAAAGCCTCGGTCGCAGCCTTCATCGCAGCCGTTGAAGACGATACGCGCCGCAAGGATGCGAAGTCGGTCGACAAGATGATGCGTGACGTCACCGGTGAAAAGCCTGCGATGTGGGGCCCGTCGATCATTGGCTACGGGGAATACAAGATCCCGACCGGCACGTGGCCCAGGTTAGGGTTCAGTCCGCGCAAAGCGAATTTGGTTCTCTACGTTTTGGGTGACTTCAAAGGCTGCGGCGCTTTGCTCAAAAAGCTTGGCAAGCACAAGACCGGCAGGTCATGCCTCTACATCAATAAGCTTGCCGATGTGGACGAGGCCGTACTCCGCGAGCTGACCCAAGCGAGCTGGAGTCATATGAACGCGAAGTACGACTAA
- a CDS encoding alpha/beta hydrolase, whose product MRLKPIAVGGLVVIVVLAALYAGLHFYGRGMIYHPSHAVIAPDIAGVRAEHISTADGEVLVAWFHAPRPGQPVILFFDGNGGRPEIQDGRWRRIIDHGVGFLALYYRSYSGSTGSPSEEGLRLDARAGYDWLIAQGITPDDIVIHGFSLGSAVAVQLAAEKPARALILEAPMTGIDDIARQHGAGVFAGLIQDSFRSRDYITRVQMPVLIAHGDTDSVIPFAHGERMFELAREPKQFVRFSGSDHSTLVRDGLYDQVWPFLDAHPGLSEAD is encoded by the coding sequence GTGAGACTAAAACCCATCGCTGTCGGCGGTCTTGTCGTCATTGTCGTGCTCGCTGCGCTCTATGCCGGGCTGCATTTCTACGGCCGCGGCATGATCTATCACCCAAGTCATGCGGTGATTGCGCCGGACATTGCTGGCGTGCGCGCCGAGCATATTTCAACCGCCGATGGTGAGGTGCTCGTGGCGTGGTTTCACGCGCCGCGGCCGGGCCAGCCGGTAATCCTCTTCTTCGATGGCAATGGTGGCCGGCCGGAAATTCAAGATGGCCGGTGGCGGCGCATTATTGATCATGGTGTGGGATTTTTGGCCCTCTACTATCGCAGCTATTCGGGCTCGACCGGTTCGCCTTCGGAGGAAGGACTGCGTCTTGATGCGCGCGCTGGCTACGACTGGCTGATCGCTCAGGGCATCACGCCTGATGACATTGTCATTCACGGCTTCTCGCTGGGCTCCGCCGTTGCTGTTCAACTCGCTGCTGAGAAGCCAGCGCGCGCACTGATTTTGGAAGCGCCGATGACGGGAATCGATGACATCGCCCGTCAACATGGCGCCGGGGTCTTCGCTGGACTCATTCAGGATAGTTTTCGTTCGCGCGACTATATAACGCGCGTGCAGATGCCGGTTCTCATCGCACACGGGGATACCGACAGCGTCATCCCGTTCGCGCACGGCGAGCGCATGTTCGAATTGGCGCGCGAACCCAAGCAGTTTGTACGCTTCAGCGGCTCGGATCATTCAACGCTGGTGCGCGACGGCCTCTACGATCAGGTTTGGCCGTTTTTGGATGCCCATCCAGGGCTATCGGAGGCGGATTAA
- a CDS encoding NAD(P)(+) transhydrogenase (Re/Si-specific) subunit beta — MNADLAALLYLVSGVLFILALRGLSSPETSRQGNNFGMLGMGIAIVTTLWLIGPDATTWAIILAAIVIGGGIGAVIARSIKMTEMPQLVAAFHSLVGLAAVAVAAAAFYAPESFHIAAEGNVGAYLLRTPIHLQSLIELSLGTAIGAITFTGSVIAFAKLNGNMSGAPIILPARHIINIGIAALIGLLIVMMAQSSGTIEWHFWALVGLSLLIGVLLIIPIGGADMPVVVSMLNSYSGWAAAALGFTLENVALIITGALVGSSGAILSYIMCKGMNRSFISVILGGFGTADGGASAGKVETRPVKQGSADDAAFIMKNASKVIIVPGYGMAVAQAQHSVREMADMLKKEGVEVKYAIHPVAGRMPGHMNVLLAEANVPYDEVFELEDINNEFSQADVAYVIGANDVTNPIAKTDPQSPIYGMPILDVEKAKTVLFVKRGMGSGYAGVENELFFRDNTMMLFGDAKKMTDEIVKGL; from the coding sequence GAGCCGTCAGGGCAACAATTTCGGCATGCTCGGGATGGGCATTGCGATCGTCACAACGCTGTGGCTGATCGGGCCGGACGCGACCACGTGGGCCATTATCCTGGCGGCGATTGTTATTGGCGGCGGCATCGGCGCCGTTATCGCGCGTTCAATCAAGATGACGGAGATGCCCCAATTAGTGGCGGCGTTTCACTCCCTGGTCGGTCTTGCCGCTGTCGCCGTGGCGGCGGCGGCGTTCTACGCGCCTGAAAGCTTCCACATCGCGGCTGAGGGCAATGTTGGCGCATACCTGTTGCGCACGCCCATCCATCTGCAGTCGCTGATTGAGCTTTCGCTTGGCACTGCGATTGGCGCGATCACGTTCACGGGGTCGGTTATCGCGTTTGCGAAGTTGAATGGAAACATGTCGGGCGCGCCGATCATTCTGCCCGCGCGTCACATCATCAATATCGGCATCGCCGCTTTGATTGGTTTGTTGATCGTCATGATGGCGCAGTCGTCCGGCACGATTGAGTGGCACTTTTGGGCGCTTGTCGGTCTCTCATTGTTGATTGGCGTACTGCTCATCATCCCGATTGGCGGCGCGGATATGCCCGTCGTCGTGTCGATGTTGAACTCCTACTCGGGTTGGGCGGCGGCTGCGCTTGGTTTCACGCTGGAAAACGTGGCGCTGATTATCACCGGCGCGCTCGTTGGCTCTTCGGGCGCAATCTTGAGCTACATCATGTGCAAAGGCATGAACCGAAGCTTCATCAGCGTCATTCTTGGTGGCTTCGGCACTGCTGATGGTGGTGCGTCTGCGGGCAAGGTCGAAACCCGCCCGGTGAAGCAAGGCAGCGCCGACGATGCAGCCTTCATCATGAAGAATGCGAGCAAGGTGATCATCGTGCCGGGCTATGGCATGGCGGTCGCGCAGGCCCAGCACAGCGTTCGCGAAATGGCGGATATGCTGAAGAAGGAAGGCGTTGAAGTGAAGTACGCCATCCACCCCGTCGCTGGGCGTATGCCGGGCCACATGAACGTTCTGCTCGCCGAAGCGAACGTGCCTTATGATGAAGTCTTTGAACTCGAGGACATCAACAACGAGTTCAGCCAAGCCGACGTCGCTTATGTGATCGGGGCCAATGATGTCACCAACCCGATCGCAAAAACCGACCCGCAGTCGCCAATCTATGGCATGCCGATCCTCGATGTCGAAAAGGCGAAGACGGTGCTCTTCGTGAAGCGCGGTATGGGCTCCGGCTACGCCGGCGTCGAAAACGAGCTCTTCTTCCGCGACAACACAATGATGCTGTTCGGCGATGCGAAGAAAATGACGGATGAGATCGTCAAGGGGCTCTGA